A genomic stretch from Festucalex cinctus isolate MCC-2025b chromosome 13, RoL_Fcin_1.0, whole genome shotgun sequence includes:
- the samsn1a gene encoding SAM domain-containing protein SAMSN-1a isoform X5 — translation MLQRAASNVSDKTKSSKPKRSTSFGRFEGLRHNPSPAKGEENETNTLTEESESLEPNKSAGIGKKMKAISLTMRRKMGKKHAKSFSEEMGDDTETTPAIETETHSTRASNSLESLYSRQSSSSGVTSESNGSVQRDSLRLEEDGSYQGQFCGRARVHTDFVPSPYDTDSLKLKAGDIISIISKPPMGIWTGMLNNKVGNFKFIYVDVLMEKEKEEEKDDGDDAEPPTIRQQKLCKRPRPKTLLELLERLNLEEYASALLLNGYQTVEDLTHLQEKHLIELNVKDPEHRHKLLAASQCHYSEGDDVRDVDESKSPGGPQEEDSDCPRDSGCFIPSECSDSKDDAEQLTDAAAS, via the exons ATGTTGCAGAGGGCAGCTTCCAATGTGTCCGACAAAACAAAGAGCAGCAAACCAAAG CGGTCCACAAGCTTTGGGAGGTTTGAAGGTCTCAGACATAATCCATCTCCAGCCAAAGGCGAGGAGAATGAAACAAATACG CTCACTGAAGAAAGCGAGAGCTTGGAACCAAACAAGTCAGCTGGAATTGGCAAGAAAATGAAGGCCATTTCACTTACCATGCGCagaaaaatgggcaaaaaacaCGCCAAGTCCTTCTCTGAAGAGATG GGTGATGACACAGAGACTACACCTGCGATTGAAACAGAAACACACTCGACAAGGGCCAGCAACTCCTTGGAGAGTCTCTACAGTCGCCAAAGTTCCTCAA GTGGTGTAACCAGTGAGTCCAATGGTTCTGTCCAGAGGGACAGCCTGAGGTTGGAAGAGGACGGTTCCTATCAGGGTCAATTCTGCGGCAGAGCCCGTGTCCACACAGACTTTGTCCCCAGCCCGTATGACACAGATTCCCTCAAGCTTAAG GCTGGTGATATTATCAGCATCATCAGTAAGCCTCCAATGGGGATCTGGACAGGCATGCTTAACAACAAGGTGGGAAACTTTAAGTTCATCTATGTGGACGTTTTGATGGagaaggaaaaagaagaagaaaaagatgatGGTGATGACGCAGAACCTCCAACGATACGACAACAGAAACTGTGCAAAAGACCTCGACCCAAAACGTTGCTGGAGCTGCTGGAGCGACTCAATCTTGAG GAATACGCCTCTGCCCTGCTGCTGAATGGTTACCAGACAGTGGAGGACCTCACCCACTTGCAGGAGAAACACCTCATCGAGCTCAACGTCAAAGACCCCGAGCACAGACACAAGCTACTTGCTGCCTCCCAGTGTCACTACTCAGAAG GTGATGATGTCAGAGATGTGGATGAGAGCAAATCCCCAGGTGGTCCACAGGAGGAAGATAGCGACTGTCCAAGGGACTCAGGCTGCTTCATCCCGTCCGAGTGCTCAGACAGCAAAGACGACGCAGAGCAGCTCACAGACGCCGCGGCTTCTTAA
- the samsn1a gene encoding SAM domain-containing protein SAMSN-1a isoform X4, whose amino-acid sequence MNLFCFSLEGSLDSLYEAVQTSGDGPPQPIPSRSSSRSCSRSCSPALLLDDNVRWRDSRRSISMDMTMRPGSKAHKKKRRTQVSKSVDNEVLADNALGNAAVWKTAKSPEDLVHITNHHNEEMKRTKHRGDNKGRKSAHQSATKKRDKNSPSQNINTRGTATESKPAAKRNQKPGKKPTGKIGKDVAKKSCNITAGTMSPPMGPHHLDVPYRSDRKLYLGKCSTLPTQENPNPERYTDMASLPGGATPTHYHTHNQRWSNPADNSSVWGTVQHNCRRPLTEYHVYSNDFGMHEKEKQQQEGKDCSLGMNCKPQIPPKVTRSTTDLELSEPNLTEESESLEPNKSAGIGKKMKAISLTMRRKMGKKHAKSFSEEMGDDTETTPAIETETHSTRASNSLESLYSRQSSSSGVTSESNGSVQRDSLRLEEDGSYQGQFCGRARVHTDFVPSPYDTDSLKLKAGDIISIISKPPMGIWTGMLNNKVGNFKFIYVDVLMEKEKEEEKDDGDDAEPPTIRQQKLCKRPRPKTLLELLERLNLEEYASALLLNGYQTVEDLTHLQEKHLIELNVKDPEHRHKLLAASQCHYSEGDDVRDVDESKSPGGPQEEDSDCPRDSGCFIPSECSDSKDDAEQLTDAAAS is encoded by the exons ATGAACCTTTTCTGCTTCTCATTG GAGGGTTCACTGGACAGCCTGTATGAGGCTGTGCAGACATCCGGCGACGGCCCACCTCAACCCATCCCGAGCCGCTCCTCCAGCCGCTCGTGCAGCCGCTCGTGTAGCCCGGCGCTCTTGCTGGACGACAACGTGAGATGGAGGGATTCTAGAAGGTCTATTTCTATG GATATGACAATGAGACCAGGAAGCAAAgctcacaaaaagaaaagaag AACACAAGTATCCAAATCTGTAGACAATGAAGTGTTGG CAGATAATGCCCTCGGTAATGCGGCGGTTTGGAAGACTGCCAAGAGCCCAGAAGATTTAGTCCACATCACCAACCATCACAATGAAG AGATGAAGAGAACAAAGCACAGAGGGGACAACAAAGGACGGAAATCAGCTCATCAATCTGCTACCAAAAAAAGGGACAAAAATTCCCCAAGTCAG AACATCAACACCAGAGGAACAGCAACAGAATCTAAACCAGCAGCAAAAAGGAACCAAAAACCTGGAAAGAAACCGACTGGAAAGATTGGGAAAGACGTGGCGAAGAAAAGCTGCAATATTACAG CAGGAACCATGAGCCCCCCAATGGGTCCCCACCACCTGGATGTACCCTACAGGTCTGACAGGAAGCTCTACCTGGGCAAATGTTCCACCCTTCCCACGCAGGAAAATCCAAATCCAGAACGCTATACCGATATGGCCAGCCTGCCTGGCGGTGCAACACCTACTCACTACCACACCCATAACCAGCGCTGGAGCAACCCAGCTGACAACAGTTCCGTCTGGGGCACCGTCCAGCACAACTGCCGCAGGCCGCTCACGGAGTACCACGTGTACTCCAATGACTTCGGCATGCACGAGAAGGAGAAGCAACAGCAGGAGGGCAAGGATTGCAGCCTGGGTATGAACTGTAAACCCCAGATTCCCCCAAAGGTGACCCGGTCCACCACTGACTTGGAGCTGTCAGAACCCAAC CTCACTGAAGAAAGCGAGAGCTTGGAACCAAACAAGTCAGCTGGAATTGGCAAGAAAATGAAGGCCATTTCACTTACCATGCGCagaaaaatgggcaaaaaacaCGCCAAGTCCTTCTCTGAAGAGATG GGTGATGACACAGAGACTACACCTGCGATTGAAACAGAAACACACTCGACAAGGGCCAGCAACTCCTTGGAGAGTCTCTACAGTCGCCAAAGTTCCTCAA GTGGTGTAACCAGTGAGTCCAATGGTTCTGTCCAGAGGGACAGCCTGAGGTTGGAAGAGGACGGTTCCTATCAGGGTCAATTCTGCGGCAGAGCCCGTGTCCACACAGACTTTGTCCCCAGCCCGTATGACACAGATTCCCTCAAGCTTAAG GCTGGTGATATTATCAGCATCATCAGTAAGCCTCCAATGGGGATCTGGACAGGCATGCTTAACAACAAGGTGGGAAACTTTAAGTTCATCTATGTGGACGTTTTGATGGagaaggaaaaagaagaagaaaaagatgatGGTGATGACGCAGAACCTCCAACGATACGACAACAGAAACTGTGCAAAAGACCTCGACCCAAAACGTTGCTGGAGCTGCTGGAGCGACTCAATCTTGAG GAATACGCCTCTGCCCTGCTGCTGAATGGTTACCAGACAGTGGAGGACCTCACCCACTTGCAGGAGAAACACCTCATCGAGCTCAACGTCAAAGACCCCGAGCACAGACACAAGCTACTTGCTGCCTCCCAGTGTCACTACTCAGAAG GTGATGATGTCAGAGATGTGGATGAGAGCAAATCCCCAGGTGGTCCACAGGAGGAAGATAGCGACTGTCCAAGGGACTCAGGCTGCTTCATCCCGTCCGAGTGCTCAGACAGCAAAGACGACGCAGAGCAGCTCACAGACGCCGCGGCTTCTTAA
- the samsn1a gene encoding SAM domain-containing protein SAMSN-1a isoform X2: MNLFCFSLEGSLDSLYEAVQTSGDGPPQPIPSRSSSRSCSRSCSPALLLDDNVRWRDSRRSISMDMTMRPGSKAHKKKRRTQVSKSVDNEVLDNALGNAAVWKTAKSPEDLVHITNHHNEEMKRTKHRGDNKGRKSAHQSATKKRDKNSPSQNINTRGTATESKPAAKRNQKPGKKPTGKIGKDVAKKSCNITAGTMSPPMGPHHLDVPYRSDRKLYLGKCSTLPTQENPNPERYTDMASLPGGATPTHYHTHNQRWSNPADNSSVWGTVQHNCRRPLTEYHVYSNDFGMHEKEKQQQEGKDCSLGMNCKPQIPPKVTRSTTDLELSEPNRSTSFGRFEGLRHNPSPAKGEENETNTLTEESESLEPNKSAGIGKKMKAISLTMRRKMGKKHAKSFSEEMGDDTETTPAIETETHSTRASNSLESLYSRQSSSSGVTSESNGSVQRDSLRLEEDGSYQGQFCGRARVHTDFVPSPYDTDSLKLKAGDIISIISKPPMGIWTGMLNNKVGNFKFIYVDVLMEKEKEEEKDDGDDAEPPTIRQQKLCKRPRPKTLLELLERLNLEEYASALLLNGYQTVEDLTHLQEKHLIELNVKDPEHRHKLLAASQCHYSEGDDVRDVDESKSPGGPQEEDSDCPRDSGCFIPSECSDSKDDAEQLTDAAAS, from the exons ATGAACCTTTTCTGCTTCTCATTG GAGGGTTCACTGGACAGCCTGTATGAGGCTGTGCAGACATCCGGCGACGGCCCACCTCAACCCATCCCGAGCCGCTCCTCCAGCCGCTCGTGCAGCCGCTCGTGTAGCCCGGCGCTCTTGCTGGACGACAACGTGAGATGGAGGGATTCTAGAAGGTCTATTTCTATG GATATGACAATGAGACCAGGAAGCAAAgctcacaaaaagaaaagaag AACACAAGTATCCAAATCTGTAGACAATGAAGTGTTGG ATAATGCCCTCGGTAATGCGGCGGTTTGGAAGACTGCCAAGAGCCCAGAAGATTTAGTCCACATCACCAACCATCACAATGAAG AGATGAAGAGAACAAAGCACAGAGGGGACAACAAAGGACGGAAATCAGCTCATCAATCTGCTACCAAAAAAAGGGACAAAAATTCCCCAAGTCAG AACATCAACACCAGAGGAACAGCAACAGAATCTAAACCAGCAGCAAAAAGGAACCAAAAACCTGGAAAGAAACCGACTGGAAAGATTGGGAAAGACGTGGCGAAGAAAAGCTGCAATATTACAG CAGGAACCATGAGCCCCCCAATGGGTCCCCACCACCTGGATGTACCCTACAGGTCTGACAGGAAGCTCTACCTGGGCAAATGTTCCACCCTTCCCACGCAGGAAAATCCAAATCCAGAACGCTATACCGATATGGCCAGCCTGCCTGGCGGTGCAACACCTACTCACTACCACACCCATAACCAGCGCTGGAGCAACCCAGCTGACAACAGTTCCGTCTGGGGCACCGTCCAGCACAACTGCCGCAGGCCGCTCACGGAGTACCACGTGTACTCCAATGACTTCGGCATGCACGAGAAGGAGAAGCAACAGCAGGAGGGCAAGGATTGCAGCCTGGGTATGAACTGTAAACCCCAGATTCCCCCAAAGGTGACCCGGTCCACCACTGACTTGGAGCTGTCAGAACCCAAC CGGTCCACAAGCTTTGGGAGGTTTGAAGGTCTCAGACATAATCCATCTCCAGCCAAAGGCGAGGAGAATGAAACAAATACG CTCACTGAAGAAAGCGAGAGCTTGGAACCAAACAAGTCAGCTGGAATTGGCAAGAAAATGAAGGCCATTTCACTTACCATGCGCagaaaaatgggcaaaaaacaCGCCAAGTCCTTCTCTGAAGAGATG GGTGATGACACAGAGACTACACCTGCGATTGAAACAGAAACACACTCGACAAGGGCCAGCAACTCCTTGGAGAGTCTCTACAGTCGCCAAAGTTCCTCAA GTGGTGTAACCAGTGAGTCCAATGGTTCTGTCCAGAGGGACAGCCTGAGGTTGGAAGAGGACGGTTCCTATCAGGGTCAATTCTGCGGCAGAGCCCGTGTCCACACAGACTTTGTCCCCAGCCCGTATGACACAGATTCCCTCAAGCTTAAG GCTGGTGATATTATCAGCATCATCAGTAAGCCTCCAATGGGGATCTGGACAGGCATGCTTAACAACAAGGTGGGAAACTTTAAGTTCATCTATGTGGACGTTTTGATGGagaaggaaaaagaagaagaaaaagatgatGGTGATGACGCAGAACCTCCAACGATACGACAACAGAAACTGTGCAAAAGACCTCGACCCAAAACGTTGCTGGAGCTGCTGGAGCGACTCAATCTTGAG GAATACGCCTCTGCCCTGCTGCTGAATGGTTACCAGACAGTGGAGGACCTCACCCACTTGCAGGAGAAACACCTCATCGAGCTCAACGTCAAAGACCCCGAGCACAGACACAAGCTACTTGCTGCCTCCCAGTGTCACTACTCAGAAG GTGATGATGTCAGAGATGTGGATGAGAGCAAATCCCCAGGTGGTCCACAGGAGGAAGATAGCGACTGTCCAAGGGACTCAGGCTGCTTCATCCCGTCCGAGTGCTCAGACAGCAAAGACGACGCAGAGCAGCTCACAGACGCCGCGGCTTCTTAA
- the samsn1a gene encoding SAM domain-containing protein SAMSN-1a isoform X3, with protein MNLFCFSLEGSLDSLYEAVQTSGDGPPQPIPSRSSSRSCSRSCSPALLLDDNVRWRDSRRSISMDMTMRPGSKAHKKKRRTQVSKSVDNEVLADNALGNAAVWKTAKSPEDLVHITNHHNEEMKRTKHRGDNKGRKSAHQSATKKRDKNSPSQNINTRGTATESKPAAKRNQKPGKKPTGKIGKDVAKKSCNITGTMSPPMGPHHLDVPYRSDRKLYLGKCSTLPTQENPNPERYTDMASLPGGATPTHYHTHNQRWSNPADNSSVWGTVQHNCRRPLTEYHVYSNDFGMHEKEKQQQEGKDCSLGMNCKPQIPPKVTRSTTDLELSEPNRSTSFGRFEGLRHNPSPAKGEENETNTLTEESESLEPNKSAGIGKKMKAISLTMRRKMGKKHAKSFSEEMGDDTETTPAIETETHSTRASNSLESLYSRQSSSSGVTSESNGSVQRDSLRLEEDGSYQGQFCGRARVHTDFVPSPYDTDSLKLKAGDIISIISKPPMGIWTGMLNNKVGNFKFIYVDVLMEKEKEEEKDDGDDAEPPTIRQQKLCKRPRPKTLLELLERLNLEEYASALLLNGYQTVEDLTHLQEKHLIELNVKDPEHRHKLLAASQCHYSEGDDVRDVDESKSPGGPQEEDSDCPRDSGCFIPSECSDSKDDAEQLTDAAAS; from the exons ATGAACCTTTTCTGCTTCTCATTG GAGGGTTCACTGGACAGCCTGTATGAGGCTGTGCAGACATCCGGCGACGGCCCACCTCAACCCATCCCGAGCCGCTCCTCCAGCCGCTCGTGCAGCCGCTCGTGTAGCCCGGCGCTCTTGCTGGACGACAACGTGAGATGGAGGGATTCTAGAAGGTCTATTTCTATG GATATGACAATGAGACCAGGAAGCAAAgctcacaaaaagaaaagaag AACACAAGTATCCAAATCTGTAGACAATGAAGTGTTGG CAGATAATGCCCTCGGTAATGCGGCGGTTTGGAAGACTGCCAAGAGCCCAGAAGATTTAGTCCACATCACCAACCATCACAATGAAG AGATGAAGAGAACAAAGCACAGAGGGGACAACAAAGGACGGAAATCAGCTCATCAATCTGCTACCAAAAAAAGGGACAAAAATTCCCCAAGTCAG AACATCAACACCAGAGGAACAGCAACAGAATCTAAACCAGCAGCAAAAAGGAACCAAAAACCTGGAAAGAAACCGACTGGAAAGATTGGGAAAGACGTGGCGAAGAAAAGCTGCAATATTACAG GAACCATGAGCCCCCCAATGGGTCCCCACCACCTGGATGTACCCTACAGGTCTGACAGGAAGCTCTACCTGGGCAAATGTTCCACCCTTCCCACGCAGGAAAATCCAAATCCAGAACGCTATACCGATATGGCCAGCCTGCCTGGCGGTGCAACACCTACTCACTACCACACCCATAACCAGCGCTGGAGCAACCCAGCTGACAACAGTTCCGTCTGGGGCACCGTCCAGCACAACTGCCGCAGGCCGCTCACGGAGTACCACGTGTACTCCAATGACTTCGGCATGCACGAGAAGGAGAAGCAACAGCAGGAGGGCAAGGATTGCAGCCTGGGTATGAACTGTAAACCCCAGATTCCCCCAAAGGTGACCCGGTCCACCACTGACTTGGAGCTGTCAGAACCCAAC CGGTCCACAAGCTTTGGGAGGTTTGAAGGTCTCAGACATAATCCATCTCCAGCCAAAGGCGAGGAGAATGAAACAAATACG CTCACTGAAGAAAGCGAGAGCTTGGAACCAAACAAGTCAGCTGGAATTGGCAAGAAAATGAAGGCCATTTCACTTACCATGCGCagaaaaatgggcaaaaaacaCGCCAAGTCCTTCTCTGAAGAGATG GGTGATGACACAGAGACTACACCTGCGATTGAAACAGAAACACACTCGACAAGGGCCAGCAACTCCTTGGAGAGTCTCTACAGTCGCCAAAGTTCCTCAA GTGGTGTAACCAGTGAGTCCAATGGTTCTGTCCAGAGGGACAGCCTGAGGTTGGAAGAGGACGGTTCCTATCAGGGTCAATTCTGCGGCAGAGCCCGTGTCCACACAGACTTTGTCCCCAGCCCGTATGACACAGATTCCCTCAAGCTTAAG GCTGGTGATATTATCAGCATCATCAGTAAGCCTCCAATGGGGATCTGGACAGGCATGCTTAACAACAAGGTGGGAAACTTTAAGTTCATCTATGTGGACGTTTTGATGGagaaggaaaaagaagaagaaaaagatgatGGTGATGACGCAGAACCTCCAACGATACGACAACAGAAACTGTGCAAAAGACCTCGACCCAAAACGTTGCTGGAGCTGCTGGAGCGACTCAATCTTGAG GAATACGCCTCTGCCCTGCTGCTGAATGGTTACCAGACAGTGGAGGACCTCACCCACTTGCAGGAGAAACACCTCATCGAGCTCAACGTCAAAGACCCCGAGCACAGACACAAGCTACTTGCTGCCTCCCAGTGTCACTACTCAGAAG GTGATGATGTCAGAGATGTGGATGAGAGCAAATCCCCAGGTGGTCCACAGGAGGAAGATAGCGACTGTCCAAGGGACTCAGGCTGCTTCATCCCGTCCGAGTGCTCAGACAGCAAAGACGACGCAGAGCAGCTCACAGACGCCGCGGCTTCTTAA
- the hspa13 gene encoding heat shock 70 kDa protein 13, with translation MAGDMSIIGSVILALFLAGYLGQQYLPPPKPKVIGLDLGTTFCSVGVFHPGSGEVEVIADEVGRMSIPSAVSFTNTTVLAGHDAMDDNNPRNTIYDAKRFIGKIFTPQLLEQESSHYPFKVISNNGSAEFVIATNVTFAVTPEFIGSRLLLKMRKMAERHLGVPIYKAVISVPAEFDDRQREYTVKAANLAGLDILRVINEPTAAAMAYGLHKADSVFSVLVVDLGGGTLDVSLLNKQGGMFFTRAMAGNNKLGGQDFSQRLLQYAIERVRQEFGVVPTLKEDLHRLRQAVEAAKINLTLHPNATVRVPVTLRVPDDSAASEPALFEATITRRLFEELNEDLFRKILTPVETVLAEGHLDKNEVDEIVLVGGSTRIPRIRSLIAEFFGKEPNTSVDPDLAVVTGVALQAGIMGGSWPLQVSAIEIPNRHLRKTNFN, from the exons ATGGCAGGCGATATGTCAATCATTG GTTCTGTGATCCTGGCTCTGTTCTTGGCTGGTTATTTGGGCCAGCAGTACCTACCCCCACCCAAGCCCAAAGTGATCGGCCTGGACCTGGGCACCACTTTCTGCTCCGTGGGCGTGTTCCACCCTGGCAGCGGAGAGGTGGAGGTGATAGCAGACGAGGTGGGCAGGATGAGCATCCCCAGCGCCGTCTCCTTCACCAACACGACAGTGCTTGCAGGGCACGATGCAATGGATGACAACAACCCCCGCAACACCATCTATGATGCTAAGAGGTTCATTGGGAAGATCTTTACTCCGCAATTGCTGGAGCAGGAGAGCAGCCACTATCCCTTCAAG GTGATCTCCAACAATGGAAGTGCTGAGTTTGTGATCGCCACCAACGTCACATTCGCTGTGACTCCCGAGTTCATCGGGTCTCGGCTGCTGCTGAAAATGAGGAAAATGGCTGAGCGGCACTTGGGCGTGCCCATCTACAAAGCCGTCATCTCAGTGCCCGCAGAGTTCGATGACAGGCAGAGGGAGTATACCGTCAAAGCCGCCAACCTCGCTG GCTTGGATATCCTGCGTGTAATTAACGAGCCGACAGCGGCGGCCATGGCGTACGGTCTTCACAAGGCGGACTCCGTCTTCAGCGTGCTGGTGGTGGACCTCGGCGGCGGAACCCTGGACGTGTCTCTGCTCAACAAACAGGGTGGCATGTTCTTCACCAGAGCTATGGCCG GAAACAACAAGCTCGGCGGTCAAGACTTCAGTCAAAGGTTACTCCAGTACGCCATAGAGCGAGTGCGACAGGAGTTCGGTGTCGTGCCCACTCTCAAAGAGGACCTCCATCGTCTCCGTCAGGCGGTGGAGGCGGCCAAGATCAACCTCACCCTCCACCCCAACGCCACCGTCAGGGTGCCGGTGACCCTGCGCGTCCCTGACGACTCCGCCGCCTCGGAGCCGGCGCTTTTCGAGGCCACGATCACGCGCCGACTCTTCGAGGAGCTCAACGAGGACCTCTTCCGGAAGATCCTTACCCCGGTGGAGACGGTGCTCGCCGAGGGCCACCTGGACAAAAACGAGGTGGACGAGATCGTGCTGGTGGGCGGCTCCACCAGGATCCCTCGGATCCGGAGCCTCATCGCCGAGTTCTTCGGCAAGGAGCCCAACACTTCGGTGGACCCCGACCTGGCCGTGGTGACGGGAGTGGCGCTCCAGGCGGGCATCATGGGTGGATCGTGGCCGTTACAAGTCAGCGCCATCGAAATCCCAAATAGACACCTTCGGAAAACCAACTTCAACTAG
- the samsn1a gene encoding SAM domain-containing protein SAMSN-1a isoform X1 yields MNLFCFSLEGSLDSLYEAVQTSGDGPPQPIPSRSSSRSCSRSCSPALLLDDNVRWRDSRRSISMDMTMRPGSKAHKKKRRTQVSKSVDNEVLADNALGNAAVWKTAKSPEDLVHITNHHNEEMKRTKHRGDNKGRKSAHQSATKKRDKNSPSQNINTRGTATESKPAAKRNQKPGKKPTGKIGKDVAKKSCNITAGTMSPPMGPHHLDVPYRSDRKLYLGKCSTLPTQENPNPERYTDMASLPGGATPTHYHTHNQRWSNPADNSSVWGTVQHNCRRPLTEYHVYSNDFGMHEKEKQQQEGKDCSLGMNCKPQIPPKVTRSTTDLELSEPNRSTSFGRFEGLRHNPSPAKGEENETNTLTEESESLEPNKSAGIGKKMKAISLTMRRKMGKKHAKSFSEEMGDDTETTPAIETETHSTRASNSLESLYSRQSSSSGVTSESNGSVQRDSLRLEEDGSYQGQFCGRARVHTDFVPSPYDTDSLKLKAGDIISIISKPPMGIWTGMLNNKVGNFKFIYVDVLMEKEKEEEKDDGDDAEPPTIRQQKLCKRPRPKTLLELLERLNLEEYASALLLNGYQTVEDLTHLQEKHLIELNVKDPEHRHKLLAASQCHYSEGDDVRDVDESKSPGGPQEEDSDCPRDSGCFIPSECSDSKDDAEQLTDAAAS; encoded by the exons ATGAACCTTTTCTGCTTCTCATTG GAGGGTTCACTGGACAGCCTGTATGAGGCTGTGCAGACATCCGGCGACGGCCCACCTCAACCCATCCCGAGCCGCTCCTCCAGCCGCTCGTGCAGCCGCTCGTGTAGCCCGGCGCTCTTGCTGGACGACAACGTGAGATGGAGGGATTCTAGAAGGTCTATTTCTATG GATATGACAATGAGACCAGGAAGCAAAgctcacaaaaagaaaagaag AACACAAGTATCCAAATCTGTAGACAATGAAGTGTTGG CAGATAATGCCCTCGGTAATGCGGCGGTTTGGAAGACTGCCAAGAGCCCAGAAGATTTAGTCCACATCACCAACCATCACAATGAAG AGATGAAGAGAACAAAGCACAGAGGGGACAACAAAGGACGGAAATCAGCTCATCAATCTGCTACCAAAAAAAGGGACAAAAATTCCCCAAGTCAG AACATCAACACCAGAGGAACAGCAACAGAATCTAAACCAGCAGCAAAAAGGAACCAAAAACCTGGAAAGAAACCGACTGGAAAGATTGGGAAAGACGTGGCGAAGAAAAGCTGCAATATTACAG CAGGAACCATGAGCCCCCCAATGGGTCCCCACCACCTGGATGTACCCTACAGGTCTGACAGGAAGCTCTACCTGGGCAAATGTTCCACCCTTCCCACGCAGGAAAATCCAAATCCAGAACGCTATACCGATATGGCCAGCCTGCCTGGCGGTGCAACACCTACTCACTACCACACCCATAACCAGCGCTGGAGCAACCCAGCTGACAACAGTTCCGTCTGGGGCACCGTCCAGCACAACTGCCGCAGGCCGCTCACGGAGTACCACGTGTACTCCAATGACTTCGGCATGCACGAGAAGGAGAAGCAACAGCAGGAGGGCAAGGATTGCAGCCTGGGTATGAACTGTAAACCCCAGATTCCCCCAAAGGTGACCCGGTCCACCACTGACTTGGAGCTGTCAGAACCCAAC CGGTCCACAAGCTTTGGGAGGTTTGAAGGTCTCAGACATAATCCATCTCCAGCCAAAGGCGAGGAGAATGAAACAAATACG CTCACTGAAGAAAGCGAGAGCTTGGAACCAAACAAGTCAGCTGGAATTGGCAAGAAAATGAAGGCCATTTCACTTACCATGCGCagaaaaatgggcaaaaaacaCGCCAAGTCCTTCTCTGAAGAGATG GGTGATGACACAGAGACTACACCTGCGATTGAAACAGAAACACACTCGACAAGGGCCAGCAACTCCTTGGAGAGTCTCTACAGTCGCCAAAGTTCCTCAA GTGGTGTAACCAGTGAGTCCAATGGTTCTGTCCAGAGGGACAGCCTGAGGTTGGAAGAGGACGGTTCCTATCAGGGTCAATTCTGCGGCAGAGCCCGTGTCCACACAGACTTTGTCCCCAGCCCGTATGACACAGATTCCCTCAAGCTTAAG GCTGGTGATATTATCAGCATCATCAGTAAGCCTCCAATGGGGATCTGGACAGGCATGCTTAACAACAAGGTGGGAAACTTTAAGTTCATCTATGTGGACGTTTTGATGGagaaggaaaaagaagaagaaaaagatgatGGTGATGACGCAGAACCTCCAACGATACGACAACAGAAACTGTGCAAAAGACCTCGACCCAAAACGTTGCTGGAGCTGCTGGAGCGACTCAATCTTGAG GAATACGCCTCTGCCCTGCTGCTGAATGGTTACCAGACAGTGGAGGACCTCACCCACTTGCAGGAGAAACACCTCATCGAGCTCAACGTCAAAGACCCCGAGCACAGACACAAGCTACTTGCTGCCTCCCAGTGTCACTACTCAGAAG GTGATGATGTCAGAGATGTGGATGAGAGCAAATCCCCAGGTGGTCCACAGGAGGAAGATAGCGACTGTCCAAGGGACTCAGGCTGCTTCATCCCGTCCGAGTGCTCAGACAGCAAAGACGACGCAGAGCAGCTCACAGACGCCGCGGCTTCTTAA